Proteins encoded within one genomic window of Variovorax sp. OAS795:
- the hutH gene encoding histidine ammonia-lyase: MPSNHTTATLTLTPGKVDLAMLRRIQAGGMQLALDPSVQDGMKRAEAAVRHIVDNDQVVYGINTGFGKLASTRIGNDHLADLQRNLVLSHSVGTGEPLPAPVVRMVLATKAVSLARGHSGVRPALVDALLALFNAGVMPRIPCKGSVGASGDLAPLAHMACVLIGEGEATTADGTVVNGAEAMRLVGLEPFVLGPKEGLALLNGTQVSTALALAGLFGAEDVFASALMSGALSLEAIQGSIKPFDARIHAARGQPGQIAVAGAVRTLLEGSEIVPSHADCGRVQDPYSVRCIPQVMGACLDNLAHAARVLVIEANAASDNPLVFCDTGEVISGGNFHAEPVAFAADIIALAVSEVGAIAERRIALLLDTGLSGLPPFLVHDGGLNSGFMIAQVTAAALASENKSLAHPASVDSLPTSANQEDHVSMATFAARRLGDMVNNTAVVVGIEAMAAAQGIELKRGLKSSPLVEAEFANIRRKVAFLERDRYLAPDIEAMRQWALKAELPAALLNILPSHA, encoded by the coding sequence ATGCCAAGCAATCACACAACCGCCACCCTGACGCTCACACCCGGCAAGGTGGACCTCGCGATGCTGCGCCGCATTCAGGCCGGCGGCATGCAGCTCGCGCTCGACCCTTCGGTGCAGGACGGCATGAAGCGCGCCGAAGCGGCGGTGCGCCACATCGTCGACAACGACCAGGTGGTCTACGGCATCAACACCGGCTTCGGCAAGCTCGCGAGCACGCGCATCGGCAACGACCACCTGGCCGACCTGCAGCGCAACCTCGTGCTCTCGCACAGCGTGGGCACCGGCGAGCCGCTGCCCGCGCCCGTCGTTCGGATGGTGCTCGCGACCAAGGCCGTGAGCCTGGCGCGCGGCCACTCGGGCGTGCGGCCCGCGCTGGTCGACGCGCTGCTGGCGCTGTTCAATGCGGGCGTGATGCCGCGCATTCCATGCAAGGGCTCGGTCGGCGCCTCGGGCGACCTCGCGCCGCTTGCGCACATGGCCTGCGTGCTGATCGGCGAGGGCGAAGCGACCACGGCCGACGGTACGGTTGTCAATGGTGCGGAGGCCATGCGCCTCGTCGGCCTGGAGCCCTTCGTGCTCGGCCCGAAGGAAGGCCTGGCGCTGCTCAACGGCACGCAGGTGTCGACCGCGCTCGCGCTCGCCGGCCTGTTCGGCGCCGAGGACGTATTCGCCTCGGCCCTGATGTCGGGTGCGCTCTCGCTCGAAGCCATCCAGGGTTCGATCAAGCCCTTCGATGCGCGCATCCATGCCGCGCGCGGGCAGCCGGGACAGATCGCCGTGGCCGGTGCCGTGCGCACGCTGCTCGAAGGCAGCGAGATCGTGCCCTCGCACGCCGACTGCGGCCGCGTGCAAGACCCGTACTCCGTGCGCTGCATCCCGCAGGTGATGGGCGCCTGCCTCGACAACCTCGCGCATGCCGCGCGCGTGCTGGTGATCGAGGCCAATGCCGCATCGGACAACCCGCTGGTGTTCTGCGACACCGGCGAAGTGATCTCGGGCGGCAACTTCCACGCCGAGCCGGTCGCCTTCGCGGCCGACATCATCGCGCTGGCCGTGAGCGAAGTCGGCGCCATTGCCGAGCGCCGCATTGCGCTCCTGCTCGACACGGGCCTCTCGGGCCTGCCGCCTTTCCTGGTGCACGACGGCGGCCTGAACTCCGGCTTCATGATCGCGCAGGTGACGGCGGCGGCGCTGGCTTCGGAGAACAAGTCGCTCGCGCATCCCGCGAGCGTCGACAGCCTGCCGACCTCGGCCAACCAGGAGGACCATGTGTCGATGGCCACCTTTGCGGCGCGCCGGCTCGGCGACATGGTCAACAACACGGCGGTCGTCGTCGGCATCGAAGCGATGGCCGCCGCGCAAGGCATCGAACTCAAACGCGGGCTCAAGAGCTCGCCGCTGGTCGAAGCCGAGTTCGCCAACATCCGCCGGAAGGTCGCTTTCCTCGAACGCGATCGCTATCTCGCGCCGGACATCGAGGCCATGCGCCAGTGGGCGCTGAAGGCCGAGCTGCCCGCCGCGCTCTTGAACATCCTCCCCAGCCACGCCTGA
- the hutU gene encoding urocanate hydratase: MNAPEKLPLQDTDPRHDPTRVIRAPRGSTLSCKSWLTEAPFRMLQNNLDAEVAERPQDLVVYGGIGRAARNWACYDQILASLKELNDDETLLIQSGKPVGVFKTHENAPRVLLANSNLVPKWANWEHFNELDRLGLFMYGQMTAGSWIYIGSQGIVQGTFETFVEAGRQHYNNSLAGKWILTAGLGGMGGAQPLAATLAGAVSLNIECQQASIDFRLRTRYVDKQARDIDHALELIKQHCDAKEAVSIALLGNAADILPELVKRAKAGGIRPDLVTDQTSAHDLINGYLPSGWTVPQWQAAMKDASQHAALTAAAARSCAVHVQAMLDFQAMGIPTVDYGNNIRQVAFDEGVKNAFDFPGFVPAYIRPLFCEGKGPFRWVALSGDPEDIYKTDAKIKELFPENTHTHRWLDMARERIAFQGLPARICWLGLGERHIAGLAFNEMVKNGELKAPIVIGRDHLDTGSVASPNRETEAMKDGTDAVSDWPLLNALLNTAGGATWVSLHHGGGVGMGYSQHSGVVIVCDGTDAAAKRIERVLWNDPATGVMRHADAGYDIAVATAKKQGLNLPMVR, encoded by the coding sequence ATGAACGCACCCGAAAAGCTCCCGCTGCAAGACACCGACCCGCGCCACGATCCCACACGCGTGATCCGTGCCCCGCGCGGCAGCACGCTCAGCTGCAAGAGCTGGCTCACCGAGGCACCGTTCCGCATGCTGCAGAACAACCTCGACGCCGAGGTGGCCGAGCGCCCGCAGGACCTCGTGGTGTATGGCGGCATCGGCCGCGCCGCGCGCAACTGGGCCTGCTACGACCAGATCCTCGCGTCGCTGAAAGAACTCAACGACGATGAGACCTTGCTCATTCAATCGGGCAAGCCCGTGGGTGTGTTCAAGACGCACGAGAACGCGCCGCGCGTGCTGCTCGCCAATTCGAACCTCGTGCCCAAGTGGGCCAACTGGGAGCACTTCAACGAGCTCGACCGCCTGGGCCTCTTCATGTACGGCCAGATGACTGCGGGCAGCTGGATCTACATCGGCAGCCAGGGCATCGTGCAGGGCACCTTCGAGACTTTTGTCGAAGCCGGGCGCCAGCACTACAACAACAGCCTCGCGGGCAAGTGGATCCTCACGGCCGGCCTCGGCGGCATGGGCGGGGCGCAGCCGCTCGCGGCCACGCTCGCGGGCGCGGTGTCGCTCAACATCGAGTGCCAGCAGGCGAGCATCGACTTTCGCCTGCGCACGCGCTATGTCGACAAGCAGGCGCGCGACATCGACCATGCGCTCGAACTCATCAAGCAGCACTGCGACGCGAAGGAAGCCGTGTCGATCGCGCTGCTCGGCAATGCGGCCGACATCCTGCCCGAGCTGGTGAAGCGTGCGAAGGCCGGCGGCATCAGGCCGGACCTCGTGACCGACCAGACCTCCGCGCACGACCTGATCAACGGCTACCTGCCCTCGGGCTGGACGGTGCCGCAATGGCAGGCCGCGATGAAGGACGCCTCGCAGCATGCCGCGCTCACGGCCGCAGCCGCCAGGTCGTGCGCCGTGCACGTGCAGGCCATGCTCGACTTCCAGGCCATGGGCATTCCCACGGTCGACTACGGCAACAACATCCGCCAGGTCGCGTTCGACGAAGGCGTGAAGAACGCGTTCGACTTTCCGGGCTTCGTGCCGGCGTACATCCGGCCGCTGTTCTGCGAAGGCAAGGGCCCGTTCCGCTGGGTGGCGCTGTCGGGCGACCCCGAAGACATCTACAAGACCGATGCCAAGATCAAGGAGCTGTTCCCCGAGAACACCCACACGCACCGCTGGCTCGACATGGCGCGCGAGCGCATCGCGTTCCAGGGCCTGCCCGCGCGCATCTGCTGGCTGGGGTTGGGAGAGCGCCACATCGCGGGCCTGGCCTTCAACGAGATGGTGAAGAACGGCGAACTCAAGGCACCCATCGTCATCGGCCGCGACCACCTGGACACCGGGTCGGTCGCGAGCCCCAACCGCGAGACCGAAGCCATGAAGGACGGCACCGATGCCGTCTCCGACTGGCCGCTGCTCAACGCGCTGCTCAACACCGCGGGCGGCGCCACCTGGGTCAGCCTGCACCACGGCGGCGGCGTCGGCATGGGCTACTCGCAGCACTCGGGCGTGGTCATCGTGTGCGACGGCACCGATGCCGCCGCGAAGCGCATCGAGCGCGTGCTGTGGAACGACCCGGCCACGGGCGTCATGCGCCACGCCGACGCGGGCTACGACATCGCGGTGGCGACCGCGAAGAAGCAGGGACTCAACCTGCCGATGGTGCGATGA
- a CDS encoding ABC transporter ATP-binding protein has protein sequence MTNNQLSIQGVSRVFTGTKGQSTQALLPIDFEVKENDFVTILGPSGCGKSTLLRIVAGLDFPTTGQVLLDGERIEGPGADRGVVFQSYTLFPWLTVAQNIRFGLRERGMSEADQKERSEFFIAKVGLRGFENHFPKQLSGGMQQRTAIARALANDPKMLLLDEPFGALDNQTRVLMQELLLGIWESARKTVLFVTHDIDEAIFMANRVAVFSARPGRIKTEIAVDFPHPRSYTIKTSPEFMDIKARLTEEIRAESMAAVEH, from the coding sequence ATGACGAACAACCAACTCTCCATTCAAGGCGTCTCGCGCGTCTTCACCGGCACCAAGGGGCAGAGCACGCAGGCGCTGCTGCCGATCGACTTCGAGGTGAAGGAGAACGACTTCGTCACCATCCTCGGCCCCTCGGGCTGCGGCAAATCAACGCTGCTGCGCATCGTGGCGGGGCTCGACTTTCCGACCACCGGCCAGGTGCTGCTCGACGGCGAGCGCATCGAAGGCCCGGGCGCTGACCGCGGCGTGGTGTTCCAGAGCTACACGCTCTTTCCGTGGCTCACGGTGGCGCAGAACATCCGTTTCGGCCTGCGCGAGCGCGGCATGAGCGAGGCCGACCAGAAGGAGCGCAGCGAGTTCTTCATCGCCAAGGTGGGCCTGCGCGGCTTCGAGAACCATTTTCCCAAGCAGCTCTCGGGCGGCATGCAGCAGCGCACCGCGATTGCGCGCGCGCTGGCCAACGACCCCAAGATGCTGCTGCTGGACGAGCCCTTCGGCGCGCTGGACAACCAGACGCGCGTGCTGATGCAGGAGCTGTTGCTCGGCATCTGGGAGTCTGCGCGCAAGACGGTGCTGTTCGTCACGCACGACATCGACGAGGCGATCTTCATGGCCAACCGCGTGGCGGTGTTCAGCGCGCGGCCCGGCCGCATCAAGACCGAGATCGCGGTCGACTTTCCGCATCCGCGCAGCTACACCATCAAGACCTCGCCCGAGTTCATGGACATCAAGGCGCGGCTGACGGAAGAGATTCGCGCGGAGTCGATGGCGGCTGTGGAGCACTAG
- a CDS encoding ABC transporter substrate-binding protein — translation MVKPVIVKVASLLAAGACAAGMAGTAAAQETKIALGMSGWTGFAPLSLADKAGIFKKNGLDVELKMIPQKDRHLALASGAIQCAATTVETHVAWNANGVPIVQIFQMDKSYGADGIAVRNDVKGFADLKGKTIGVSAPGTAPYFGLAWMLNKNGMTLKDVKLVSLEPQPAAQAFVAGQNDAAMTYEPYLSTVRANPTAGKILATTLDYPMVMDTVGCAPTWLKANAKAAQALTQSYFEALDMIKADPAKANELMGSAVKQTGEQFAKSSAFLRWQDKAANQKFFAGELTSFMKEATSILLEAGVIRKAPEDYAAMFDASFVK, via the coding sequence ATGGTCAAACCGGTAATCGTGAAAGTCGCGTCGCTGCTGGCAGCAGGCGCTTGTGCAGCGGGCATGGCTGGCACTGCCGCCGCGCAGGAAACAAAAATCGCGCTCGGCATGTCCGGCTGGACCGGCTTCGCGCCGCTCTCGCTGGCCGACAAGGCCGGCATCTTCAAGAAGAACGGCCTGGACGTCGAACTCAAGATGATCCCGCAGAAGGACCGCCACCTGGCGCTGGCTTCCGGTGCCATCCAGTGCGCGGCCACCACAGTGGAAACGCACGTGGCCTGGAACGCCAACGGCGTGCCCATCGTGCAGATCTTCCAGATGGACAAGTCCTATGGCGCCGACGGCATTGCGGTGCGCAACGACGTGAAGGGCTTTGCCGACCTCAAGGGCAAGACCATCGGCGTGAGCGCGCCGGGCACCGCCCCCTACTTCGGCCTGGCGTGGATGCTCAACAAGAACGGCATGACGCTGAAGGACGTGAAGCTGGTCTCGCTCGAGCCGCAGCCCGCTGCCCAGGCCTTCGTCGCGGGCCAGAACGACGCCGCCATGACCTACGAGCCCTATCTTTCGACCGTGCGCGCCAATCCGACCGCCGGCAAGATCCTGGCCACCACGCTCGACTACCCGATGGTCATGGACACCGTGGGCTGCGCGCCGACCTGGCTCAAGGCCAATGCCAAGGCCGCGCAGGCGCTCACGCAGTCGTACTTCGAGGCGCTGGACATGATCAAGGCCGACCCGGCCAAGGCCAACGAGCTCATGGGTTCGGCCGTGAAGCAGACCGGCGAGCAGTTCGCCAAGTCGTCCGCCTTCCTGCGCTGGCAGGACAAGGCGGCCAACCAGAAGTTCTTTGCGGGCGAACTCACGAGCTTCATGAAGGAAGCCACGTCCATCCTTCTGGAAGCCGGCGTGATCCGCAAGGCGCCCGAAGACTACGCGGCGATGTTCGATGCAAGCTTCGTCAAGTAA
- the recQ gene encoding DNA helicase RecQ, giving the protein MSSLAPLPLDAPGSSSAPADILHEVFGYSQFRGPQQEIVDHVVGGGDALVLMPTGGGKSLCYQIPAIARQRAGRGVSVVVSPLIALMHDQVGALHEAGVNAAFLNSTLDWEQTQDVERRMLRGEITLLYAAPERVNTPRFLSQLDSLKERGKLSLFAIDEAHCVSQWGHDFRPEYRALTVLHERYPGVPRIALTATADALTRADIVERLQLEEARQFVSSFDRPNIRYTIVEKKDATTQLLRFIEREHEGDAGVVYCQSRKRVEDVAVMLKGAGINALPYHAGLDAAVRQKHQDRFLREEGIVMVATIAFGMGIDKPDVRFVGHLDMPKNIEGYYQETGRAGRDGAPADAWMTYGLQDVVNQRRMIDESPAGEEFKQVMRGKLDALLSLAEASDCRRVRLLGYFGEQSTPCGNCDNCLNPPQVWDGTDAARKLLSTIYRVQQLSGISFGAGHIMDILRGKETEKVKQFGHERISTFGLGAEFSEVQLRGVLRQLIATGALAVDAEAFNTLKLTEGSRAVLKGESNVTLRESISSPAERKPRREKVAKGAPSPAAAKLDGTGQKRFEALKAWRAEVAREHNLPAYVIFHDATLAAIAERAPATLEDLQGISGIGTKKLEAYGTEVLRVCSAF; this is encoded by the coding sequence GTGTCCTCGCTCGCCCCCCTCCCCCTCGACGCCCCCGGCAGCAGCAGCGCACCCGCCGACATCCTTCATGAAGTGTTCGGCTACTCGCAGTTCCGCGGGCCGCAGCAGGAGATCGTCGACCATGTGGTGGGCGGCGGCGATGCGCTGGTGCTGATGCCCACGGGCGGCGGCAAGTCGCTGTGCTACCAGATCCCGGCCATTGCACGCCAGCGCGCGGGGCGCGGCGTCTCGGTGGTGGTGTCGCCGCTGATCGCGCTGATGCACGACCAGGTCGGCGCGCTGCACGAGGCCGGCGTGAACGCGGCCTTCCTGAATTCGACGCTCGACTGGGAACAGACGCAGGACGTGGAGCGGCGCATGCTGCGCGGCGAAATCACGCTGCTGTATGCGGCGCCCGAGCGCGTGAACACGCCGCGCTTCCTGTCGCAGCTCGATTCGCTGAAGGAGCGCGGCAAGCTCTCGCTGTTCGCGATCGACGAGGCGCATTGCGTGAGCCAGTGGGGCCACGACTTCCGCCCCGAATACCGCGCGCTCACGGTGCTGCACGAGCGCTACCCCGGCGTGCCGCGCATTGCGCTCACGGCCACCGCCGATGCGCTCACGCGCGCCGACATCGTCGAGCGGCTGCAGCTGGAGGAGGCGCGCCAATTCGTCTCCAGCTTCGACCGGCCGAACATCCGCTACACCATCGTCGAGAAGAAGGACGCCACCACGCAGCTGCTGCGCTTCATCGAGCGCGAGCACGAGGGCGATGCGGGCGTGGTCTATTGCCAGTCGCGCAAGCGGGTGGAAGACGTGGCCGTGATGCTGAAGGGCGCAGGCATCAACGCGCTGCCCTATCACGCCGGCCTGGACGCCGCGGTGCGCCAGAAGCACCAGGACCGGTTCCTGCGCGAGGAAGGCATCGTGATGGTCGCGACCATCGCGTTCGGCATGGGCATCGACAAGCCCGACGTGCGCTTTGTCGGCCACCTGGACATGCCCAAGAACATCGAGGGCTACTACCAGGAAACCGGCCGTGCGGGGCGCGACGGCGCGCCGGCCGATGCCTGGATGACCTACGGCCTGCAGGACGTGGTGAACCAGCGCCGCATGATCGACGAAAGCCCGGCCGGCGAAGAGTTCAAGCAGGTGATGCGCGGCAAGCTCGATGCGCTGCTGTCGCTGGCCGAGGCGAGCGACTGCCGGCGCGTGCGCCTCCTGGGCTATTTCGGCGAGCAGAGCACCCCTTGCGGCAACTGCGACAACTGCCTGAACCCACCGCAGGTATGGGACGGCACCGATGCCGCGCGCAAGCTGCTTTCCACCATCTACCGCGTGCAGCAACTGAGCGGCATCAGCTTCGGTGCGGGCCACATCATGGACATCCTGCGCGGCAAGGAGACCGAGAAGGTCAAGCAGTTCGGGCACGAGCGCATCAGCACCTTCGGGCTCGGTGCGGAGTTCAGCGAGGTGCAATTGCGCGGCGTGCTGCGGCAGCTGATCGCCACGGGCGCGCTGGCCGTGGATGCCGAGGCCTTCAACACGCTGAAGCTCACCGAAGGATCGCGTGCGGTGCTCAAGGGCGAATCGAACGTGACGCTGCGCGAGTCGATCTCGTCGCCGGCGGAGCGCAAGCCCCGGCGGGAAAAAGTCGCCAAGGGCGCGCCGTCACCGGCGGCCGCCAAGCTCGACGGCACCGGCCAGAAGCGCTTCGAGGCGCTCAAGGCCTGGCGCGCCGAAGTGGCACGCGAGCACAACCTGCCGGCCTACGTGATCTTCCACGACGCCACTCTGGCGGCCATTGCCGAGCGCGCGCCCGCGACGCTCGAAGACCTGCAGGGCATCAGCGGCATCGGCACCAAGAAGCTCGAGGCCTACGGCACGGAAGTGCTGCGGGTCTGCTCGGCATTCTGA
- a CDS encoding ABC transporter permease: MQASSSKALPQVPPRAAAPAPAISAHAAAPVRRRSFAPLEPIGARARVLLGLAFFVVFVLVWSIATIGGFVPPTFLASPVTMLKEGWMLFAEFGFIGDVGMTVWRVFGGFLLAAVLAVPLGIAMGTWKTVEAFFEPFVSFCRYLPASAFIPLLILWAGLGEMQKLLVIFIGSFFQIVLMVAVTVGGARRDLVEAAYTLGAKSRGIVARVLIPGAAPGIAETLRLVLGWAWTYVIVAELIGSSSGIGHMITDSQALLNTGQIIFGIIVIGVIGLVSDFAFKALNRRLFAWAAL; encoded by the coding sequence ATGCAAGCTTCGTCAAGTAAGGCCCTGCCGCAGGTGCCGCCGCGTGCGGCGGCGCCCGCACCGGCCATCTCCGCCCACGCCGCGGCGCCCGTGCGGCGCCGTTCGTTCGCGCCGCTCGAACCCATCGGCGCGCGCGCCCGCGTGCTGCTCGGATTGGCGTTCTTCGTGGTGTTCGTGCTCGTGTGGTCCATTGCCACCATCGGCGGATTCGTGCCGCCCACCTTCCTCGCCAGCCCGGTGACGATGCTCAAGGAAGGCTGGATGCTGTTCGCCGAGTTCGGCTTCATCGGCGACGTGGGCATGACCGTGTGGCGCGTGTTCGGCGGCTTCCTGCTGGCGGCCGTGCTGGCAGTGCCGCTCGGCATTGCCATGGGCACCTGGAAAACCGTGGAAGCCTTCTTCGAGCCCTTCGTCTCGTTCTGCCGCTACCTGCCGGCGTCGGCCTTCATTCCGCTGCTCATCCTGTGGGCGGGCCTGGGCGAAATGCAGAAGCTGCTGGTGATCTTCATCGGCTCGTTCTTCCAGATCGTGCTGATGGTGGCCGTCACCGTGGGCGGCGCGCGGCGCGACCTCGTCGAGGCGGCCTACACGCTGGGTGCCAAGAGCCGCGGCATCGTGGCGCGCGTGCTCATTCCGGGTGCCGCGCCCGGCATTGCCGAGACGCTGCGCCTCGTGCTCGGCTGGGCCTGGACCTACGTGATCGTGGCCGAGCTCATCGGCTCGTCGTCGGGCATCGGCCACATGATCACCGACAGCCAGGCCTTGCTTAACACCGGTCAGATCATCTTCGGGATCATCGTGATCGGCGTCATCGGCCTCGTGTCCGACTTTGCTTTCAAGGCGCTCAACCGCCGCCTCTTCGCGTGGGCGGCCTTGTGA
- the hutC gene encoding histidine utilization repressor: MKRDLPSLALYAQVKDHISRKIQDGTWPAGHRLPSESELVAQFGISRMTVNRALRELMEQGRIVRVAGVGSFVAENKPQSTLLQIANIASEIRQRGHDYRCEMLAVERVAASPDVAAWLDMRAGTSVFHSVCLHLENDTPVQLEERYVNPQVVPDFLEQDFAAVPPSEYLVRNVPFDQIEHVVDAVLPTAEQASRLAMEPTDPCLLLTRRTWTRNTPVTWVRCLHPASRYSLGSRFKADGNPSFG; this comes from the coding sequence ATGAAGCGCGACCTCCCCTCCCTCGCGCTCTATGCGCAAGTCAAGGATCACATCTCCCGCAAGATCCAGGACGGCACCTGGCCGGCCGGCCATCGCCTGCCGTCCGAGAGCGAACTGGTCGCGCAGTTCGGCATCTCGCGCATGACCGTGAACCGTGCGCTGCGCGAGCTGATGGAGCAGGGCCGTATCGTGCGCGTGGCCGGGGTCGGCAGCTTCGTGGCCGAGAACAAGCCGCAGTCCACGCTGCTGCAGATCGCCAACATCGCGAGCGAAATCCGCCAGCGCGGCCATGACTACCGCTGCGAGATGCTGGCCGTGGAGCGCGTGGCCGCGTCGCCCGACGTGGCGGCCTGGCTCGACATGCGCGCGGGCACCTCGGTGTTCCACAGCGTCTGCCTGCACCTGGAGAACGACACGCCGGTGCAACTCGAAGAACGCTACGTCAATCCGCAGGTCGTGCCCGATTTCCTCGAGCAGGACTTTGCCGCCGTGCCGCCAAGTGAGTACCTGGTGCGCAACGTGCCCTTCGACCAGATCGAACACGTCGTCGATGCCGTGCTGCCCACCGCGGAGCAGGCGAGCCGGCTCGCGATGGAGCCCACCGACCCCTGCCTGCTGCTCACGCGCCGCACCTGGACGCGCAACACGCCGGTCACCTGGGTGCGCTGCCTGCACCCGGCCTCGCGCTATAGCCTGGGCAGCCGCTTCAAGGCCGACGGCAACCCCTCGTTCGGCTGA